One Glycine soja cultivar W05 chromosome 2, ASM419377v2, whole genome shotgun sequence genomic region harbors:
- the LOC114384286 gene encoding trihelix transcription factor GT-2-like: MQLGDSSVLEISSHTEPEMAVVSPPEEAPHEGGHNSGGGGGSDEMIGMDLDANSGEGNEGNKMSFGGNRWPRQETLALLKIRLDMDAVFRDSSLKGPLWEEVSRKLAELGYQRSAKKCKEKFENVYKYNKRTKENKSGKSHGKAYKFFDQLQALENQFTVSYPPKPQPTSTLTTTNTLTSDHGNKVISYVTPFPSTNPTLIPPSPQTNTNTTTTTTTTSTTDPRDSSPPQTNNNNNSVPHSLPNMNAPFLTTTTSTSSSTASDEDLEERYRRKRKWKDYFRRLTRKVLSKQEEMQKKFLEAMDQRERERVAQQDNWRMQEMARINREHEILVQERSTASAKDAAVIALLQKMYGQQNPTQHVEVEPPQQQKQTMPQSQPPILMPNNNFEVKKMNNGHSATSTTTTTTSPVSSSSSSRWPKAEVHDLIRLRTSLEIKYQENGPKAPLWEDISIAMQRLGYNRSAKRCKEKWENINKYFKKVRESSKERREDSKTCPYFHELEALYKEKGKSQNPFGMFQNMTPNETMMMEPLMVQPEQQWRPPPQSLEEGIGKDNASEEYNQEKEEEVEENGGDDDNIEEDGDSVEDAGPNPCEIATNN, from the exons ATGCAGCTAGGAGACTCAAGTGTGTTGGAGATCTCCTCCCATACCGAGCCCGAGATGGCGGTGGTGTCGCCACCAGAAGAAGCACCACATGAAGGCGGCCACaacagtggtggtggtggtggtagtgaTGAGATGATTGGGATGGATTTGGATGCAAATTCAGGTGAAGGAAATGAAGGTAACAAGATGAGCTTTGGAGGGAACCGGTGGCCCCGTCAAGAAACTTTGGCTCTCTTGAAGATAAGGTTGGATATGGATGCAGTTTTTCGAGATTCAAGTCTTAAAGGTCCACTTTGGGAAGAAGTTTCAag GAAATTGGCAGAGCTTGGATATCAAAGGAGTGCAAAGAAGTGCAAGGAAAAATTTGAGAACGTGTACAAGTACAACAAGAGAACCAAAGAGAACAAAAGTGGCAAATCACATGGAAAAGCCTATAAATTCTTTGATCAATTACAAGCCCTCGAGAACCAATTCACAGTCTCTTACCCGCCAAAACCACAACCTACTTCTACTTTGACTACAACAAACACATTGACAAGTGATCATGGTAACAAAGTTATCTCTTATGTCACACCTTTTCCTTCAACAAACCCTACTCTCATTCCACCTTCTCCACAAACCAACACCAACACCACTaccaccacaacaacaacatccaCTACCGACCCTAGAGACTCATCACCACcacaaaccaacaacaacaacaatagtgTCCCACATTCTTTGCCAAACATGAACGCTCCTTTCttaaccaccaccacctccacctctTCCTCCACAGCATCAGATGAAGACTTGGAAGAGAGGTATAGGAGGAAGAGAAAGTGGAAGGACTACTTCAGGAGGCTCACTAGGAAGGTCTTGTCGAAGCAAGAGGAGATGCAAAAGAAGTTCTTGGAAGCCATGGACCAAAGGGAGAGGGAAAGGGTGGCACAACAAGACAATTGGAGGATGCAAGAAATGGCAAGGATCAATAGGGAACATGAGATTCTTGTTCAAGAGAGATCAACAGCATCAGCCAAAGATGCTGCAGTCATTGCATTATTGCAAAAGATGTACGGCCAGCAAAACCCCACACAACATGTTGAAGTAGAGCCACCACAGCAACAGAAGCAAACAATGCCACAATCACAGCCTCCAATATTAATGCCAAACAATAATTTTGAGGTCAAGAAAATGAATAATGGTCACAGTGCTACaagtactactactactactacttctCCGGtgagttcttcttcttcttctcggtGGCCAAAGGCCGAAGTTCATGATTTGATAAGGTTAAGGACAAGTCTTGAAATCAAGTATCAAGAGAATGGACCAAAGGCTCCATTGTGGGAAGATATATCAATTGCAATGCAAAGGCTTGGGTACAACCGGAGTGCAAAGAGATGCAAGGAAAAATGGGAGAACATCAACAAGTACTTCAAGAAAGTTAGGGAGAGTAGCAAAGAAAGGCGTGAAGATAGCAAGACATGTCCCTATTTCCACGAGCTTGAAGCTCTATacaaagaaaagggaaaatcTCAGAACCCCTTTGGCATGTTTCAGAATATGACGCCAAATGAGACGATGATGATGGAGCCATTGATGGTGCAACCGGAGCAACAATGGAGGCCTCCACCTCAATCATTGGAAGAGGGTATAGGGAAGGATAATGCAAGTGAAGAatataatcaagaaaaagaagaagaagtagaagaaaatggtggtgatgatgataatattgaAGAAGATGGAGATAGTGTGGAAGATGCAGGACCAAACCCGTGTGAGATTGCGACAAATAATTAA